The nucleotide window AATAAGATTATGTCATTAACAAAACCTGAAAGAAGACAACGTATTAGATTCAGAATCAGAAAAACGATTAGTGGTAGTGCTGCTAAACCGAGACTATCTGTTTTTAGAAGTAACAAAGAAATTTATGCTCAATTAATTGATGATGTAAACGGAGTTACTATATTAGCTGCTTCTTCAAGAGAAAAAGAAATAGGAAAAGGTACGAACATCGAAGTGGCTACAGCAGTTGGAAAACTTGCAGCTGAGAAAGCTTTGAAAGCGGGAATAAGTGAAGTTACTTTCGATAGAGGAGGTTATTTATACCATGGTCGTATTAAATCATTAGCGGAAGGCGCAAGAGCGGCTGGACTTAAATTCTAATATATTATGTCTAAATACAAAAATATTGAGATAGTAAAACCAAGTGGTCTTGAGTTAAAAGATCGTTTGGTGAGTGTAAATCGTGTTACTAAGGTTACAAAAGGAGGTAGAGCTTTCGGCTTTTCTGCTATTGTAGTTGTAGGTGATGAAAACGGAGTTGTAGGTCATGGATTAGGAAAATCTAAAGATGTTTCTGAAGCAATCGCGAAAGCGGTTGAAGATGCAAAGAAAAATTTAGTGAAAATTCCTTTGAATGGTCAATCAGTTCCTCACGAACAAAAAGGTAAATTTGGAGGTGCACGTGTATTCTTAATTCCTGCTTCTCATGGTACAGGAGTTATTGCTGGTGGAGCTGTTCGTTCGGTTCTTGAATCAGTTGGAATCCATGATGTATTGTCTAAATCACAAGGATCTTCAAATCCTCATAACGTGGTTAAAGCAACTTTTGATGCTTTATTACAAATGAGAAGTGCTCATACTGTTGCAAAACAAAGAGGTATTTCTTTAGAGAAAGTTTTTAAAGGTTAATTCAAGGAAATTATGGCTAAATTATTAGTAAAACAAGTTAGAAGTAAAATCAACTGCCCTCTTACTCAAAAAAGAGGTTTGGAAGCTTTAGGTCTACGTAAAATGGGACAAGTTGTAGAGCATGAGTCAAATCCTGCTATCCTTGGGATGATAAATAAAGTTAAACACTTAGTTTCTGTAGAAGAAGCTAAATAACAAATACTGTTATGAATTTAAGTAACTTACAACCTGCTGAGGGTTCTACACACAATCAAAACAAAAGAGTAGGTAGAGGAGAAGGTTCTGGAAAAGGTGGTACTTCTGCAAGAGGACACAAAGGGGCTAAATCTCGTTCTGGTTATTCTAAAAAGATTGGTTTTGAAGGAGGTCAAATGCCACTTCAAAGACGTGTACCTAAGTTTGGTTTCACTAACATCAATCGTAAAGAATACGAAGGTGTTAATCTAGATACTCTTCAATTATTAGTTGATAATGGAGTGATTACTGATACTGTTGATATGACAGTTTTAGTGGCTAATCGTCTAGCTACCAAAAATGAATTGGTTAAGATTTTAGGTAGAGGAGAATTGAAAGCTAAATTAAAAGTAACTGCTCACAAATTCACTGCAACTGCTAAAGCCGCTATCGAAGCTGCTGGTGGAGAAGCTGTAATCATGTAATATTACAATTAAGATGAAGAAATTTATTGAATCAATAAGTAATGTTTGGAAAATAGAAGAATTAAAAAATAGAATTTTAATTACTTTAGGTTTGCTCCTTGTTTATCGTTTTGGAGCTCATGTTACACTTCCTGGAATTGACGCGACTCAATTGACAGGATTAGCTGGGCAAACAAAAAATGGATTAGGATCTATTCTAGACATGTTTACCGGAGGTGCATTTTCTAAAGCGTCAGTTTTTGCTTTAGGGATTATGCCTTATATTTCTGCATCTATTGTAGTGCAACTTATGGGAATTGCGATTCCTTATTTGCAAAAACTTCAGAGTGACGGAGAGAGTGGTAGAAAGAAAATCAATCAAATTACTCGTTGGTTAACTATCGTTATTACCTTAGTTCAAGGACCAACTTATATCTACAATCTTTACAGAACTTTACCTAGTTCGGCTTTTATTTTGGGATTTAACTCTTTTGAATTTTTATTTTCTTCAGTAGTAATCTTGGTTACTGGTACTATTTTTGCCATGTGGTTGGGAGAAAAAATTACTGATAAAGGAATTGGAAATGGTATTTCCCTTTTGATAATGGTTGGTATTTTGGCTAGGTTGCCACAAGCTTTTATTCAAGAATTTACAACAAGAGTTACCAATAATAATGGAGGGCCAATGCTATTGGTTGTTGAAATCATTATTTGGTTGCTTGTGATAATATCTTGCGTGTTACTTGTAATGGCAATAAGAAAAATTCCAGTACAGTATGCACGTCGTACAACATCTGGAGATTTCGAACAAGATATGATGGGAGGTAACAGACAATGGATACCGTTAAAGCTTAATGCAGCTGGTGTAATGCCAATTATATTTGCACAAGCTATTATGTTTATTCCTGCGGCTGTTGCTGGATTGTCAAAATCAGATGCTTCGCAATCTATTGTCGGTGCTTTTAGTAATATGTTTGGATTCTGGTATAATTTTGTTTTCGCAACATTAATTGTTGTGTTCACTTTCTTCTATACTGCAATTACAGTTCCTACTAATAAGATGTCTGATGATTTAAAGAGAAGTGGAGGATTTATACCAGGTATCAGACCAGGTGTTGAAACTTCTGAATATCTTGACAAAGTGATGTCTTTAATAACTTTTCCAGGATCTTTATTTCTTGCTTTGATAGCTGTGTTCCCAGCCATTGTTGTAAGTGTGATGGATGTTCAACAATCTTGGGCAATGTTTTTTGGAGGGACTTCATTGATAATTATGGTTGGAGTAGCAATTGATACTATTCAACAGATTAATTCATACTTGTTGAACAAACATTATGATGGTTTGATGAAAAGTGGTAAAAATAGAAAAGCAGTAGCTTAACTTATGGCAAAACAATCAGCAATAGAACAAGACGGATCAATCATTGAAGCATTGTCTAATGCGATGTTCCGTGTAGAGTTAGAAAATGGACATATTGTGATTGCTCATATTTCTGGAAAAATGCGTATGCATTACATCAAATTATTACCTGGTGATAAAGTGAAACTAGAAATGAGCCCTTACGATTTGTCAAAAGCAAGAATTACTTATAGATATTAAAGCATTCAATATGAAAGTTAGAGCATCAGTAAAAAAGAGAAGTGCCGAGTGCATTATCGTACGTAGAAAAGGAAGATTATACGTAATCAACAAAAAGAATCCTAGATTTAAACAAAGACAAGGATAATTATGGCAAGAATAGCAGGGGTAGATATCCCAAAAAACAAAAGAGGTGTTATTGCACTTACCTACATTTTCGGATTAGGAAAAAGTAGAGCTATTGAGATTTTAGAAAAAGCTCAAGTTAGCCAAGATAAAAAAGTTCAAGATTGGAATGATGACGAAATCGGGGCAATTCGTGAAGCTGTTTCAGCTTTTAAAATTGAAGGTGAATTGCGTTCAGAAATTTCTTTGAACATCAAACGTTTAATGGACATTGGATGTTATAGAGGTATTCGTCACAGATCTGGTCTTCCTTTAAGAGGACAAAGAACTAAAAACAACTCTAGAACAAGAAAAGGTAAAAGAAAAACTGTTGCTAACAAGAAAAAAGCAACTAAATAATAAGTAATATGGCTAAAGCAACAACAAAAAAACGTAAAGTTATCGTTGAATCAACGGGTGAGGCTCATATTTCTGCTACCTTCAATAACATCATCATTTCTTTGACTAACAAAAAAGGTGAAGTTATTTCTTGGTCATCAGCTGGTAAAATGGGTTTTAGAGGTTCTAAAAAGAACACTCCATATGCAGCTCAAATGGCAGCAGAAGATTGTAGTAAAGTAGCTCTTGAGGCTGGACTTAAAAAAGTAAAAGTTTATGTAAAAGGACCAGGAAACGGACGTGAATCTGCTATCCGTTCTATACATAACGGTGGAATTGAAGTTACTGAGATTATCGATGTTACTCCAATGCCTCACAATGGATGTCGTCCTCCTAAAAGACGTAGAGTTTAATACTCAAAAAAACAATTATAGTATAACAAAGGTAGAACATAGATTATCGGAGGATAAGACCTGAATTCATAATCTCTACCTTAAATTTTTTTAAAATGGCAAGATATACTGGTCCAAAAACCAAAATCGCTCGTAAATTTGGCGAGGCAATTTTCGGAGACGATAAAGCTTTCGAAAAAAGAAATTACCCTCCTGGACAACACGGGATGGCTAAAAAAAGAGGAAAAAAATCTGAGTATGCTGTTCAGTTGATGGAAAAGCAAAAAGCTAAATATTCTTATGGTATTTTAGAAAAACAATTCAGAAATTTATTCGAAAAAGCATCAGCTACTAAAGGAGTTACTGGTGAAGTGTTATTACAATTATGCGAAGCAAGATTGGATAATGTTGTTTTTAGAATGGGGATTGCTCCATCTAGAAGAGGTGCACGTCAAATCGTATCTCACAGACACATTACCGTAAATGGTGAGGTTGTAAATATTCCTTCTTACCACCTTAAGCCTGGTGATAAAGTTGCAGTTCGTGAAAAATCTAAATCTTTAGAGGCTATCGAACGTTCTTTATCTAATTCAAGTCATGTTTATGAATGGATTACTTGGAATAATGATCTTAAAGAAGGAACTTTCGTTTCTGTTCCTGCAAGACTTCAAATTCCAGAAAACATTAAAGAACAATTAATCGTAGAGTTGTACAACAAATAATAATTGACTTAGTCGAAATTTATGGCAATATTTAATTTTCAGAAGCCCGATAAAGTTATCATGATCGATTCAACCGATTTTGAAGGTAAATTTGAATTTAGACCTTTAGAACCTGGATACGGATTGACTGTTGGTAATGCACTTAGAAGAGTTTTGCTTTCAGCATTAGAAGGTTATGCAATTACATCTGTTCGTATAGAAGGTGTAGATCATGAGTTTTCTACTATTTCAGGAGTTGTTGAGGATGTTACAGAAATTATCCTTAATCTAAAACAAGTACGTTTCAAACGTCAAATTGAGGATATTGATAATGAATCAGTTACTATTTCTGTTTCTGGTAAAGATCAATTGACAGCTGGAGATTTTCAAAAATTTATCTCAGGTTTCCAAGTTTTGAATCCAGAACTTGTTATCTGTAATTTAGACAGTAAAATCAAACTGAATTTCGATTTAACTATCGAGAAAGGTAGAGGTTATGTTCCTGCTGAAGAGAACAAAAAACAGAATGCTGCAATTGGAACTATTTTTACGGATTCGATTTTTACTCCGGTAAAAAACGTAAAATATGCTATTGAAAACTTCCGTGTTGAGCAAAAAACAGATTATGAAAAATTAGTTTTTGAAATCAAAACTGATGGATCAATTAATCCTAAAGATGCTCTTACTGAAGCGGCAAAAGTTCTAATTCACCATTTCATGTTGTTTTCTGATGAAAGAATTACACTTGAGGCTGACGAAATTGCACAAACAGAGTCTTATGACGAAGAGTCATTACATATGAGACAATTGCTTAAAACTAAGCTTGTTGATATGGATCTTTCTGTTAGAGCCTTAAATTGTTTGAAAGCGGCTGAAGTTGATACACTTGGTGATTTAGTATCGTTCAATAAAAATGACCTAATGAAGTTCCGTAATTTTGGTAAAAAATCTTTAACTGAGCTAGATGAACTAGTTGCTGTTAAGAATTTGACCTTCGGTATGGATTTAGCAAAATACAAACTAGATAAAGAATAATCTAATCCCGTTTAATCGGGGTTAAATTTCATAAAGCAATGAGACACGGAAAAAAATTCAATCACTTAAGCAGACAGACTGCACATAGAAGTTCTATGTTAGCTAATATGGCTTGTTCTCTTATTGAGCACAAACGTATTAACACTACTGTTGCTAAAGCTAAAGCGCTTAAACAATTCGTTGAGCCGCTTATAACAAAATCAAAATCGGATACTACTCACAATCGTCGTATCGTTTTTGCTTACTTACGTAGTAAATATGCAGTAACTGACTTGTTTAGAGATGTTGCAGCGAAAGTAGGTGACCGTCCAGGTGGATACACTCGTATCATTAAAGTTGGAAATCGTTTAGGAGATAATGCTGATATGGCAATGATCGAATTAGTTGATTTTAATGAGCTTTACAACGGAGGTAAAAAAGAAGTTAAAAAAGCAAAAAGCCGTCGTGGTGGAAAAGCTAAAAAAGCTGAAGGAGTTGTTGAAGCTCCAGCTGCTGAGGCTGAACCTACAACAGACGCCGCTGAATAATTATGAAGATAATCATTCGATAATAATAAAGGATAAGCTATTTATAGTTTATCCTTTTTTTTTGATTTTTTTAAAAGTAACTATCAACAATCATTGTTTGTTTTAATTGTTGATTAGTAATTGAAATGGTGATTTTTTAAACTGTTTTTTTAAGAATATCTTATTTTATCTTTTTCAAACATTTTAGTGTCATTTTGTTACTGACTATTGTTGGGTTTCAAATAGACTGAATTATTCGTAGAAAAACATTGCGTCCACTGTTTTAAAAATCTAAATTTGCACAATATTAAATTACACATGAAATATACAACACGAAAAAGCGCTATTCTTCTATTAAGTGACGGAACCATATTCCACGGTAAATCAATCGGTATAAGTGGGAAAACTTTTGGTGAAGTTTGTTTTAACACCGGTATGACTGGTTATCAAGAGATTTTTACAGATCCTTCATATTTTGGACAATTAATGGTTGCTACGAATGCCCACATTGGTAACTATGGGGTAAATGATAAGGAAGTTGAATCAGGGAGTATCAAAATTGCCGGATTAATTTGTAAAAACTTTAGTTTTAATTATTCAAGAACTGATTCATCAGGAAGTTTGGAAGATTATTTTGCAAAGCAAAATTTAATTTGCATATCTGATGTAGATACACGTGCATTGGTGAGTTATATTCGTGATAATGGTGCGATGAATGCTGTTATTTGTACAGATGATACGCCTGTTGAAGAGTTGAAAAAACTATTGGCTGAAGTTCCGGATATGGAAGGCTTAGAGTTGGCTTCGAAAGTTTCGACAACTGAGCCTTATTTTTATGGAGATGAAAATGCTACTTACAAGATTTCAGCTTTAGATTTAGGAATTAAAGAGAATATTCTACGCAACTTAGCGAAAAGAGATTGTTACATTAAGGTTTTTCCTTATAATGCAACTTACGCAGATTTAGCTTCGTTTAATCCTGATGGTTTCTTCCTTTCGAATGGTCCTGGAGATCCGGATCCTTTGGAAAGCGCAATAAATGTTGCTAAAGAAATTATTCAAAATAATAAGCCATTATTCGGTATTTGTTTAGGGCACCAAGTTATTGCTTTGGCAAACGGAGTTTCTACATATAAAATGTTTAATGGTCACCGTGGAATTAATCATCCGGTAAAAAATATAATCACAGGTAAAGGCGAGATTACTTCTCAAAACCACGGATTTGCTGTAAACAAAGAGCAATTGGATAATCATCCAGAATTAGAAATTACACATTTGCATTTAAATGACGGTACTGTGGCAGGTATGAGAATGAAAAATAAAAATTGTTTTTCAGTGCAATATCACCCTGAAGCAAGTCCAGGACCACATGATTCTTCTTATCTTTTTGATCAGTTTATCGAAAATATTAAATCTGCATAAGACTAAAACGTTATCGTTAATAAATATAAGTATATTAACGGTTTTGTAATAAAGACTTGTAATTTTTTTTGCTTAATTTTGGTGAAAATATAAATTAATAACATAAAAAATAAGAATAATGAGTATTATCGTTAAAATCCACGCTAGACAAATTTTCGACTCAAGAGGTAATCCTACAGTAGAAGTTGATGTAATTACTGAGAATGGAATATTAGGAAGAGCAGCTGTTCCTTCTGGAGCTTCTACAGGAGCGCACGAAGCGCACGAGTTACGCGATGGAGGAAAAGCTTTCATGGGTAAAGGTGTTTTGAAAGCGGTTGAAAATGTAAATACAAAAATTGCTGAAGAATTAGTTGGTACTTCTGTTTTTGAACAAAATCTTATCGATCAAATGATGATTGATTTAGATGGTACTGCAACTAAATCTAACTTAGGGGCTAATGCAATTTTAGGAGTTTCTTTGGCGGTAGCTAAAGCAGCAGCTGAAGAATTAGGATTGCCTTTATACAGATATGTTGGTGGTGTTTCTGCAAATACTTTGCCTTTGCCAATGATGAATATCATCAATGGGGGATCACACTCTGATGCACCTATCGCTTTCCAAGAGTTTATGATTATGCCGGTTAAGGCTACTTCTTTTGCTCATGCTTTACAAATGGGTACAGAGGTTTTCCATAACCTTAAAAAAGTTCTACACGATAGAAATCTTTCTACTGCTGTTGGTGATGAAGGAGGTTTTGCTCCAACATTGGCTGGTGGTACAGAAGATGCTTTAGATACAATCAAAAAAGCTGTTGAAGCTGCTGGTTATTCTTTCGGGGATGATATTGTTGTGGCTCTTGACTGCGCTTCTTCTGAGTTCTACAAAGACGGTAAATATGACTATTCTAAATTTGAAGGTCCAGCTGGAAAAATCAGAACTTCTGCTGAACAAGTTGATTATCTAGCTGAATTGGCTACTAAATACCCAATTATTTCTATCGAGGATGGAATGGATGAAAATGACTGGGATGGATGGAAATTATTGACTGAAAAAATAGGTGATAGAGTTCAATTAGTTGGAGATGATTTATTTGTAACAAATGTTGAGCGTTTGTCAACTGGTATCGATAAAGGAATCGCTAATTCTATTTTGATTAAAGTTAACCAAATCGGTACTTTAACTGAAACTATTGCTGCTGTAAATATGGCTAAAAATGCTGGTTATACATCTGTAATGTCTCACCGTTCTGGAGAAACTGAAGATTATACAATCGCTGACTTAGCAGTAGCTTTAAATTGTGGTCAAATCAAAACTGGATCAGCTTCTCGTTCTGACCGTATGGCTAAATATAATCAATTATTGAGAATTGAAGAGGAATTAGGGAATTCTGCATATTTTCCTGGAAAAAAGGCCTTCAAAGTGAAGTAATTGTAATGAATTTATAGTAATTGAGCCATTCATCGACGATGAATGGCTTTTTTATTGAATATTTAACAAATTCGGTGAGCATTTAGTTTTTAATTTCTTTGGAATTCCTTAGTTTTGGTAAATTATAAACTTAATCCTATTTCATAAATAAATATGTCAAAAATAGCAATATTAGAAATTGACGGTAATAAGTTTGAGCTACCAATAATTGTTGGGAGCGAAAATGAAGCCGCTGTAGATATTAGTAAACTAAGAGATATGTCGGGTGTAATTACCCTTGATCCTGGTTATAAAAACTCTGGAGCTTGTAAAAGCGAAATCACCTTTTTGGATGGTGAACTTGGAATTTTGCGTTATAGAGGATATTCAATTGAGGATTTAGCTGATAAATCTCATTTTTTAGAGGTGGCTTATTTAATAATTTTTGGAGAATTGCCTTCTAATGAGAAATTAGAACAATTTGAAAATGATATCAGAAGATTCACTTTAGTGAGTGAAGATATGAAAATCATTTTGGATGGTTTCCCAAGTACTGCCCACCCAATGGGAGTTTTGTCTGCTTTGACTAGTGCTTTGACAGCTTTTAACCCTAAATCTGTTGATGTCAATAACGAAAAAGACATGTATGATGCGGTTTGTAAAACTCTTGCTAAATTTTTAGTTATTGCTACCTGGACTTATAGAAAAAGAATGGGGTTCCCTTTGAATTATTATGATAATACTTTGGGTTATGTGGAGAATTTCATGAATTTGATGTTTAAGTTGCCTACAGGACCTTACAAATTAAATCCGGTGATTATTGATGCATTAGATAAATTATTTATTCTTCATGCTGATCACGAGCAAAATTGTTCGACATCTACTGTTAGAATGGTAGGTTCTTCACATGCTGGACTTTTTGCATCTATATCTGCTGGAGTTTCTGCGTTATGGGGACCTTTACATGGAGGTGCTAATCAAGCTGTACTTGAGATGTTGGAAGAAATTCATGCTGCAGGTGGTGATGCTGATAAATATTTGGCGAAAGCTAAAGATAAAAATGATCCTTTTAGATTGATGGGATTCGGACATAGAGTTTACAAAAACTTTGATCCAAGAGCAAAAATTATCAAAAAAGCTGCAGATGATGTGCTTTCTACTTTGGGAGTTAATGACCCGATTCTTGATATTGCTAAAAAATTGGAAGCTGCTGCGTTGGAAGATGAGTATTTCAAATCAAGAAACTTATACCCTAACGTAGATTTCTATTCTGGTATTATTTATAGAGCTTTAGGGATTCCAACGGATATGTTTACTGTATTATTTGCAATTGGAAGATTACCAGGTTGGATTGCTCAATGGAAGGAAATGAGAGAAAACAAAGAGCCAATTGGAAGACCAAGACAAGTTTACACAGGTTATCCTTTGAGAGAATATGTTAAGGAATAAATTTTAAATAGATTAAATAAAGCTTCACTTTTGCGGTGAAGCTTTTTTTTTATCTTTGAATAAAAAAATATAACAATGCTTAGATTAAATGTTAATAATGAAACTTCAAGATTAAGGGCTGTAGTATTGGGATCTGCTAATAGTAATGGGCCAACACCAAAGATAGATGAAGCTTATGATCCTAAATCTTTGGAGCATATTTTGGCCAATACTTATCCAGTTGAGGCCGATATGATTGCTGAAATGGAAGCCTTAAATTCAGTGTTTCGAAAATATGGAGTGACTGTTTTCCGTCCTGAAATAATTGAAAACTATAATCAAATTTTTGTTAGGGATATTGGTTTTGTAATTGATGATACTTTTGTTAAATCTAATATTTTACCGGACCGTGAAAGGGAATTGGACGCGATTCAATATGTAATCGACCAAATAAATCCTGCGAAAGTCGTTCGCCCTCCAGAAGAAGTACATATTGAAGGAGGAGATGTGATGCTTTGGAATGATTATATTTTTGTTGGAACATACAAAGGAAGCGATTATGCGAGCTATATTACGGCAAGAACTAATATGCAAGGAGTCAAATTTATAAAAGAGTTATTTCCAAATAAAATTGTAAAAGAGTTTGATTTGGTTAAATCTAAAATTGAGGCTCGCGATAACGCTTTGCATCTTGATTGTTGTTTCCAGCCTGTGGGAAAAGACAAAGGGATAATTTATAAAAGAGGGTTTAGAGAAGAAGCTGATTATATGTTTTTGGTAAATCTTTTTGGTGCAGCCAATTTATTTCATATCACGAGAGAAGAAATGTATAATATGAATTCCAATGTGTTTTCGATTGATACAAATGTTGTTGTTTCCGAAAAGAATTTTACAAGATTAAATAACTGGCTACGAGGCAATGGATTTTTGGTAGAAGAAATTCCTTATGCCGAAATTTCAAAACAAGAAGGTTTGTTACGATGTTCGACATTGCCATTAATTAGGGATTAATAGATCTTTTGGGTTTTATTGTTTAACTTTAACCAAAATGATTTTTTAAATATAATACCATAAAAACATGAAACAAACAACAAACTCCATTTTGATGATTCGCCCTGTCGCATTCCGCATGAATGAGCAAACAGCGGTGAATAATTATTATCAAAAAGTTATTGAAGGTCTTTTGCCGGCAACTGTAAATGCAAAAGCACAACAGGAATTTGATGTTTTTGTTGAAAAGCTTCGCTCAGTGGGGGTAGATGTAACCGTGATCGATGATAGAGAAGGTTCGGATACGCCGGACAGTATTTTTCCAAACAATTGGATTTCTTTTCATGAAAATGGAGACGTAGCGCTTTATCCTATGTTTGCCGAGAATCGCCGTTTAGAACGTCGTGAAGACATTTTGGATACCTTGGAAGAAAAAGGATTTATAATCGATAATATTATGGATTATACTTCTGCAGAAGAAGACGGTTTTTTCTTAGAAGGAACGGGAAGTTTGGTTTTGGACAGGGAGAATGCAAAGGCTTATTGTGCGCTTTCCCCGCGGGCTGATGAAGAATTGTTTATCGAATTCTGCGAAGATTTTGAATTTACTCCTGTGATTTTTGAAGCCTTTCATACGGTTAACGGCGAGCGAAAATTAATTTATCATACCAATGTGATGATGTGTATTGGAGATACTTTTGCTGTTATTTGTGCGGATTGTATCGATGATAAAAAAGAACGTAAAATGGTTCTTGAAAGCCTTAAAGGTGATGAGAAAGATATTATTTTGATTACCGAAGACCAGCTGAATAATTTTGCCGGAAATATGCTAGAAGTAAGTGGTACCGATGATAGAAGGTATTTGGTAATGAGTGCTTCGGCTTATCAAAGTTTGACCAAAAAGCAAATTACACAGTTAGAGGAACACGTTACCATATTGAGTTCCAGTCTGGATACCATAGAGGCTTGCGGTGGTGGAAGTGCACGTTGCATGATGGCAGAGATTTTCCTGCCGACGGAATAAATAAGGAGAGAAACAATCGGTCTTATCAAAAGGCATGGGTTCCTGCTGTCGCCTTTATCTCTACGAGGATACCGGCTCCATCAGGGCTAAAAACGAAACACTAGGCATTTTTGCCGTCACTTATAAAAAATCCAAATTCCGAATGCTTACGTAATCGAAATTTGGATTTTTTGATTTTAAAACTTAAAAATTTCCTTTAATGATGTTGATTATAGCGCTTACGATGTATTGAATACCAATCGCAACAACAATAAAACCTACAATTCTTGAAATAGCAACAATACCTGAAGCTCCAAGCATTTGAGCTAGATAATGTGCACTTCTAAGAATTATAAAAATGGTAAATGCAATTGCTAATATGGCTATTGTAGCAGTAATCAGTTCATTGGTGGCGTTGTGTTCCTGATAAAACGCAATTAATAGGGAAATGGAACCTGGGCCTGCAAGCATTGGCATTGCCAAAGGTGTTAGGGCAATATCGTTTCTTTTTTGAGCATCGCTTTCTATCTTTTTATTGATTCCTCGCTTTTTATTGAATTTTCCCGAAAGCAAAGAAAAACCGGAACTAACAATAATTAACCCTCCCGCAATCCTTAGCGAATCAATACTAATGCCAAAAAAGCTTAAAACATATTTTCCAATAAAGAATGAAATGATTAGGATTAAAAAAACATTGATTGAAGTCCATAATGAAATTCTAGAGCATTCTTGTTTGGAGTCACCTTGAGTAAGTCCAACAAAAATTGGTACTGTTCCAATTGGATTTAGTACAGAAAATAAAGCTACAAACAAGTAAATAAATAAATCCATTAGGGTTTCAGTTTTGGTTGTAAAATTACGAATTTATGTATAAATAAGTTTAAATACGCATTACGGAATTGTTTATTTCAAAAAATGACAAGTAAAAATCAGAATTATTTAAAAACGAATAGTGCTTGGATTTGTTTCTCTCTTTGAACAATGATTTAGTTAGCTGCTTTTTAATTACTTTTGTGTCATATATCGATTAAAATGACAAAGAATAAAAAAACTTTGGTAATAGGTGGATCACCAAACCCTGAAAGAGTAGCTTTTAAGGCAATCGAAAAGCTGGTTGCCAAAGGGCATTCAGTTATTGTTTTTGGAAAAAATGAGGGGGAAATAGCAGATGTTAAAATAAATACCCATGTGATTCCTGTTGAAAATATAGACACTGTTTCATTATATATAAATCCAACACATCAAAGTGAATATTATAAATACATAATCGATCTTAAGCCGAATCGTGTTTTGTTTAGCCCGGGGACTGAAAATCCAGAGTTTTATCAATTGTTGAAATTGAACGATATAAGATATGAAGAAGCTTGTACATTGG belongs to Flavobacterium aquiphilum and includes:
- the rplR gene encoding 50S ribosomal protein L18 is translated as MSLTKPERRQRIRFRIRKTISGSAAKPRLSVFRSNKEIYAQLIDDVNGVTILAASSREKEIGKGTNIEVATAVGKLAAEKALKAGISEVTFDRGGYLYHGRIKSLAEGARAAGLKF
- the rpsE gene encoding 30S ribosomal protein S5: MMSKYKNIEIVKPSGLELKDRLVSVNRVTKVTKGGRAFGFSAIVVVGDENGVVGHGLGKSKDVSEAIAKAVEDAKKNLVKIPLNGQSVPHEQKGKFGGARVFLIPASHGTGVIAGGAVRSVLESVGIHDVLSKSQGSSNPHNVVKATFDALLQMRSAHTVAKQRGISLEKVFKG
- the rpmD gene encoding 50S ribosomal protein L30 — its product is MAKLLVKQVRSKINCPLTQKRGLEALGLRKMGQVVEHESNPAILGMINKVKHLVSVEEAK
- the rplO gene encoding 50S ribosomal protein L15; translated protein: MNLSNLQPAEGSTHNQNKRVGRGEGSGKGGTSARGHKGAKSRSGYSKKIGFEGGQMPLQRRVPKFGFTNINRKEYEGVNLDTLQLLVDNGVITDTVDMTVLVANRLATKNELVKILGRGELKAKLKVTAHKFTATAKAAIEAAGGEAVIM
- the secY gene encoding preprotein translocase subunit SecY, with the translated sequence MKKFIESISNVWKIEELKNRILITLGLLLVYRFGAHVTLPGIDATQLTGLAGQTKNGLGSILDMFTGGAFSKASVFALGIMPYISASIVVQLMGIAIPYLQKLQSDGESGRKKINQITRWLTIVITLVQGPTYIYNLYRTLPSSAFILGFNSFEFLFSSVVILVTGTIFAMWLGEKITDKGIGNGISLLIMVGILARLPQAFIQEFTTRVTNNNGGPMLLVVEIIIWLLVIISCVLLVMAIRKIPVQYARRTTSGDFEQDMMGGNRQWIPLKLNAAGVMPIIFAQAIMFIPAAVAGLSKSDASQSIVGAFSNMFGFWYNFVFATLIVVFTFFYTAITVPTNKMSDDLKRSGGFIPGIRPGVETSEYLDKVMSLITFPGSLFLALIAVFPAIVVSVMDVQQSWAMFFGGTSLIIMVGVAIDTIQQINSYLLNKHYDGLMKSGKNRKAVA
- the infA gene encoding translation initiation factor IF-1, encoding MAKQSAIEQDGSIIEALSNAMFRVELENGHIVIAHISGKMRMHYIKLLPGDKVKLEMSPYDLSKARITYRY
- the ykgO gene encoding type B 50S ribosomal protein L36; the encoded protein is MKVRASVKKRSAECIIVRRKGRLYVINKKNPRFKQRQG
- the rpsM gene encoding 30S ribosomal protein S13, whose product is MARIAGVDIPKNKRGVIALTYIFGLGKSRAIEILEKAQVSQDKKVQDWNDDEIGAIREAVSAFKIEGELRSEISLNIKRLMDIGCYRGIRHRSGLPLRGQRTKNNSRTRKGKRKTVANKKKATK
- the rpsK gene encoding 30S ribosomal protein S11 produces the protein MAKATTKKRKVIVESTGEAHISATFNNIIISLTNKKGEVISWSSAGKMGFRGSKKNTPYAAQMAAEDCSKVALEAGLKKVKVYVKGPGNGRESAIRSIHNGGIEVTEIIDVTPMPHNGCRPPKRRRV
- the rpsD gene encoding 30S ribosomal protein S4; translation: MARYTGPKTKIARKFGEAIFGDDKAFEKRNYPPGQHGMAKKRGKKSEYAVQLMEKQKAKYSYGILEKQFRNLFEKASATKGVTGEVLLQLCEARLDNVVFRMGIAPSRRGARQIVSHRHITVNGEVVNIPSYHLKPGDKVAVREKSKSLEAIERSLSNSSHVYEWITWNNDLKEGTFVSVPARLQIPENIKEQLIVELYNK